A stretch of DNA from Salmo trutta chromosome 12, fSalTru1.1, whole genome shotgun sequence:
CACATGTCCAACCAAAACTTTACTGCAGTGGTTGCAAGAACCATAATAGCCTATGTGACTATACTCTCCATGAGTGGGAAATAGTGTACCTGTAAGCCCAGATGGGCAGTTCACAGGAAGAGGTTTACTTAAGCTCAGTGGTTTTCTGTCGTGACATAAGATGACATAGACATCTAAAATACATGAAATATACAGACACAGTTGACTTCAGAATAGTatattaattacattttatttcagtAAAATAAATTAGATTAAAAAATGGACAAGTTTGAATACATTAAAAGAAATGAACCATAATGATCTCATGCGAGACTATAATGTCTTTTAATCGTCTTTCTCCATCCTCGTGGATTGAACCAGTATAAATGACTTGTAGAAAATCATAACAGTGCTACTTAAAGAGGTGCCACTTGAAATTGTGGCATTTGTACACAGTGTCCCACATTGCTCACACTGAACACTTTCCAGTTCCTCATGAAACACTAGAAGTCCCAATAAGAGAAGTACTTTGCTGTCACTTTTGCAACAAGTTGTATATTGTGCTTACCCATTCTCTCCTTCTTTTTATGTGGCCATTTTACAACTTTTTCTGCATTCTTGGTAAACTACCCAGATTTTCCTCTATCAACCGGATTAGCAACAAAACCTTTATCATTATTCAAACAACGCAATTGCaataaatgtattgtttattgtagcAATTATCCATGCATTCAATACCATTGGCCAATTTAGAGATCTAAGGGACAAAACCTGTACATGTGTGTTGATATAAAATAGAGGAGAAGACTGTGGATGAGTTCAGAATGGCAGCAGAACACCACCAATATCCACAACTCTTTTACAAGTCTGAGGTGGTGCTACATGTAGTAACAATGTCTGGATGTTTCACTTTGTAGTCActttgaggaaatgtttttatctACAGTCAAACACTAATTCACTGGAAAGGTTATAGCTCATCACCTCACCTCATAACACTGCTGAAAAGTGTCACAATGAGTGCTTTTTTTAATATAGGTAACAAAACAGTGTTCCTTGAGTACTCTGTACTCACAACATACATAAATTCCATCTTACCTGTAATTCCATCTTAATTCATGTGCAGTGCTAGCCTCCGAAGCCTGCCTGAACCCAGACCTGCCACAAACAAACTCCCGACATGGCCTGAGTTTCATCCCAGGCCCTTTATGTAATACACAAGTGTGCTTGTATAATTATTACACCTCTCAAGTCTTGCGAGAACTGTGCACTTACAGAGTACATTAATCAAATGTCACCCAAATGAGGGCCTTTTGACCTCTCCTTGTCTCTATGAATTGCAAAGGGGACTCAGAAAACTGCAAAGGGCCAGTAAGACTGCCTGTTGCCTGGGGCAAAAGTGGCACTGAAATTAAGAAATGGTGAGCTCCCTCAATTCATTCAGGAAAGTGGTCGACTCAATAGGGATCCTTCATACTGAAGTGACGCAGATGATGCTTTAACAGGACATCATGTTGTCTGCTTACAAGATGCCACATTATTGGTCTTGTCTCCAAGAGACCTAAGCTGATTCCTAGTTTCCCCCTACTGAGGAAGAATACAGAGAACAGCTATGGGCAAGAGCAGACACCCTGCCTCAAACGTGAGGAGAGAAGGATTGGTAGACAGGAAAAAACAACATACCAGTGGTGTTACTGATGTAAACATGATATTAAGTATGACTTTTTACAGCCCTACTGCTCACTTATTGTAAATCTCAACATTACCCATTTTCACTTACAGAAGAATATGAACAGAAATGTTGTGTTGAATCAGACATGTATTCAATGATAAACTTTAACAGAAGCTTTGGGAATCTATGCTGTGCAAATACCTGCATTTTGCAGCAATTCACACAAACCAAATCACTCAATGCATTGATACTTGCTACAATGTGTTGTGCTATGTGAAGGTTTTTGTGACAGAATACATTAAATGCAAGTCCAACACTGGTGTCTGCCGTTCAATTCCTGCCAAATCCAAGACGGCAGGTATTTCACTTATAACTGTAAATTACTGTCTGTCATTGTTTCTAAGTTTGAATGTGTTACcagaaggttacattttttttcattAAACCCCGTCCTTCAACATACAATATTTACTGTTCCTTAAAGATCCAATGCAGATGTTCttatttcaatatcaaatcatttctgtgtaATAATTAAGTAcgttactgtgattgttttcaattaaaatagcttcttagcaaagagcaatttctcaagcaagaattttgctaggactgtctgggaatggtctgagtggggaggggaaaaccgATCAAActgctcttacactaaaatggcattatcagcatttcacagtattattccaactgcatagtgtggaaatatatataaaacacagacaaatcacatttttgactgcactggacctttaacTGCCTCTGCTACTCTCAAACAATACTTAATGTGCCTCGCGATCAATCTTATTCTTCTAATCATTAAGTATACAATTTATTCCAGCAAACAACATCACTGAAGACCCAAATTGCCATTGTTACCTCGAAAGAAACAGAAAAAAAATCTTATTCAAGAGTTACTTTATACAAACAATGACCTGAATCTACGTAGAGATGCATTTGTACATACTGAATCATAGAAGCACTGAAAGATTTGCTCTTCAAAAGCgcagttctgtattttatcttgCTGTTCCACCCCTGCCATGTCCAGTTTGTGCTCTTGGTCCTCTGCTGCAAGAAGCAGGTTTTATGCTTAAACGGTAAAGTCCTTCCTAGGGATAATGCTTGACATCAGTCAGCTGATTCAAAACAACGGACAGTTTATGCCAGCATAATTTTTAGTTGCGAACAATGACAAACACAGTACAGACCACCCGACTAAAAGAGGAATGATGACAGGATGCTCTGCcacgttttcttgtttgttggtTTGTTCCATTTAGAGATGCTTGTTGTTTCTTTTTAAGCTCTTGAactgtgttctgtgttgtgtgtgttaaaAGAGAGCACCATTTTAAGACAATTCCTCTTgaaaacaaaaacagacaaacagtcGCCTTTAGGCTGCCATAGAGTTAGTAGTCAAACGTTTAACAACAAAAAGGTCTTGCCATGTCCCAAAGTACTCTGGAGCCATTGCTCTGTGTGTCTTAGATGTACAGTAAATAGTACAGTTTGGTGTGGTTTGTCTTTGCTCTGTTCTCCCATGTACAATTTCTCTGGTACACTCATGATTCAGATGGATGACAGAGGTGGTATGGACAGGGAAGAGGGATGAGGTGAGATTGTGGTTGGACAAAAACGTTGGACGAAGTTGGATGGGTGTTGCTTATTTGTGCGCTTTGTGGGCCAGTCACACAGTCCCATCACACGGTTCCGTTCTCCTGTCTGGGCTTGTGGGCGGTTGTACGGGAGGGGGTGCTTAGGGATGGGGCCAGGGTGCACAGGAAACCAGCCAGCAGAGTGAGGCCTAAGCCCCCCCAGGCACAGAACATGGACCAGCCGTAGCCATGGCTAATATCCTCTGGGAGGCCATACATGTAGCGTGGGTAACGCGACAGCTCAAAGTTGATGCCCGCCACACATGTACATAGGGAGATGATACAGCATGTTCCTGAGGGAGGACAAGGAGACAAACGGAAATGTATGGTATTCACAGCAATTTCAATGAACTATATACAGTATTAAGTCATTCCTATGTTGGTAGGCCTAGTGGGTCAGCCAGACAATAAATGGTAACATCTTCACACTCCATTTACAGAGATGTCATGATTTATTGTATATCTTATTATATAAACCTATATGTGTTCACACATatagctctctctcacacacaagtgCATATACCCAAAACTACTGTAGTCTACGCAATGCATCAAACAAAGACACACCTGCACAGCCtgcacacctgcacacacacacacacacacacacacacacacacacacacacacacacacacacacacacacacacacacacacacacacacacacacacacacacacacacacacacacactaaacagagaGAGGAGCCAGCTCTTACCTCCCATGAGAAAGAGTAGTCCAGCTACATACTGCATGAGGTCATGCTGCTGACAGCAGCCCAGCACTCCGATAATCCAGCCAAACAGGATGATGGACACGGCCATGCCCACAAAGCCAGCCGTCATCCTGCGTAGATCTGcaccaacagacacacacctccATCATTTTAGTGGACAAAGAACAGTGGAGATCAGAGCAGGAGGCCCAGTGGGATCTACAGCATGCACAGCACAGAAATGCAATGTCTGCACAATCATATTCACGGCATATGATACATCAAAATATTCCTGACACAAATAGAGCCATACACCCTTACAAATCCCTGTCACTTCCTTCATAGAACCATGTAATCTTCCTTATCTTTTTGAAGGATATCAAAACTAGAGAGGGCAACAGGGAGGGGTGAACAGCGATAACAAGAAGATGAAATTGCTCTCAATGGCCGccactttaaatgtatttgatccTGAGATAAcagttagagagaaagagaactagagagatagacagagagagagaaaaggattgAACATAGGGAGAGTCCAGACATACTGTACAGCCAGTAAGACAtccattagacagacagacagacagacagacagacagacagacagacagacagacagacagacagacagacagacagacagacagacagacagacagacagacagacagacagacagacaggctcagACTTACGGAGTGCATGCCACTCATCCTGACGGATGGTCTTGGTGATGTTGATGGGTAAATTCCGCGGAAGGATGGAGGAAGAGTAGTGATACTTGACTGGGATGCACCGCTGAATCAATCCTGAAGAAAAGAGTTTCTGATTATGATAGAAACACAGTCTTGATAAGATCTTGATAAAACAGACGGCTTTGCAGACAATAAACTCAACCACACTGAATATGGTGACTCAGTTAAGCATgtagacactacagtagttctaaaAGAGAAAAATTGTTTTGAGTCCTTTGTGTCACTGTGAATGATGTCATCATGCAATATCCTCAGTGTGCCTCAAAGTGAAAGACAGCTAGCTGTGATTCAGAGCAGAAACAGCATCCGGCATCATTCATGTAGATCAGCCTTTAATTATTTCTCAGTGCGAGGTGGGTATCCAGACCAATTATAACAACAGGAAGAGACGAGAGTTGCATTATTGTTTCATCATATCACTGCGATGAGATAGACCACCTATGCTCAAATTATTGCAAATATCTTCACATATTCCTGGATGTTGTGTACTGTAATCATTGTGGTTGATTTACCAACAGTTACTTGTGTGATCAGGGAGAAGGGAGATTTATGCTGGAATATGTTCATGACGTGGTTTTGTAAGTGTGGAAGAAGACCCCTGCCATAAAGCCTAGTCAGTCACCATGAATGGAAAAGGCTGTATGGTTCTGGAATAAACAAGAGGAAGAATCAAAAAAGAAAAGATGAACTAGTGTGAATGTTCAAAAAAGGGTTTACAAGGATTTAGCATTGAGTTCACTCAGTTCAGAGTACAGAAATACATAATTCATTGTTCTCATGTTCGGTGGGGAAGCACAATACATCCAGATGAGCGGTGAGACATTTATGTCCCATGACTACTTCTGCTAAATCTAACATTGTGTGAGTCTCAAGACCAAGAGCTATGGATGGAGACTAATTTACTAAGCACTTGCTGAGTAGCAGATCTGACTACCTACTCGCTAATattatttgatacattttaggtCAAAGGCAGCAAAAACAAGTAATCAAATGTGAGAACCCAATGTTGAGGCAGGGATATCACCAACACATTGTTATTGACCCACCAAATATGATAGAGTTGTCAAAAGTCACAGTGTGAAGCTCCACTCTTAGAACACCTGGACTTCAGCTGCAAACATTCAGCTACATGAAGCTAAGGAAGTCAAAAGTACTGTATGCAGGCTAGAACATGGAGCCAACAGTTCACAGCCTCATATGGAACTATAGCAGCCTGAGAGAGGAAATAGACATTTCTGGATTGGGTTCCATGTCCCAGTTACTGAGGAGAATCTATAGTATTGGCCAAATGAATCACTTTCAATGTGCTCTGATCTCATAGTGTGGTGGtagccagatctgtttgtgcttaaGCCAACTCATCTGTTGTTTGTTTTCATGCCATAGATGTAGCATTGAATCACAAACATATCTGGCTAGTGGCTACCCCCTGGTCCCACCAGGTTACTTATATCAGTATtactgtggtggtggtagtatacAGACCTACTAACTTCACTATAGAGACACTTTGAGGTTTGAGTTGTGAGGTGTCTGCAGATGCAGACCAACTCATCATTCTGAGAAACAAGGGAGCAACTAGAGAGAATATCATGTTGTCCAGTGGGCCTATGTGTCTCAATGCAATTCAACCTGAGGGTGTAGTGGATTTTGTTGTCGATTTATGATACGCTACAGATTACCTTATTCTATCAAAGAAATCAGCTCACTTTCCCACAATTCTGACAACAGTAACTGTTTACCTCAGCATgagggtcgttccaccaattcggttccttttgagaagtgtaactttaggattatatatttttttgctttcACCTAATTGTAACATTCTGTCATTAAGACCACATGTACaacttaatttttttaaatctcaagttaaattttttttaaaaagactGTAGTAAAGTGCCTaataagtgccaaataaagtaacagggttgaccataacagggttgaccataacagggttgaaGTCAGCCATACATCCATGTATGACATGGGGAATGGAAGATTGCTGTGCGAAACAGAGAATGGCAATTAAATGCAAGCTACACCCCAAACAATgacattgttaaaacatttcaagGGTTGACGTGATATGTtcgacccgctcagttttccaccacaaaacaggCAAAAAAAggagaaccagctcacctgcttttacactatgattttacTATAGATGGGATGGTTATTTAACTAAATGCATGCATGCGCAGCTATGGGGCAAagcagacagggttggcttagattgttgacaacatgtaaactatatttcctCTCCAATGTTtaatgaaaacaaatacatttgcacaatgagcacttacTTGTTGtttctcaaatacatcgttacagttgttggttagctagctagcaaatttgaGCCATATTGGCATAgacatgacatcagtcaaaacacctcaaaacaagacatggtatcaagaacaagatacaACTATGATcccccacatggcagcttgtcATTGTTCTTAGTTGGCCATCCAGAATAACAACacagacttctgccccattgaatcGCGAGCATCGTTTTCGTGACGTTGTTCAGAGTTTAGAAACGTGACGATGTTCAGAGTTTAGAAAAATTAATAGTTTCACCATATAAAAACGAGAgctcagttcacgtaacagggttgaccttaaaatgagggacggacgtaaatgaatcactaatcacataaaataaataataatcttcagaaattactttttcaaagcaacaaaaataattagggctttacaatgatgctGAAAACTTGGGTACATTTTGGAGtcaagtgggttaaaatcttcctagaagtcaccgCGGGTGCGAATAGTGACATGTGAAAATGCTGAATATTGGCACTTCAGTCTTTATTCTTGTTACAAATGTaaagatttattgaattctccaattaatttcatatttaaattcaacattggtgcacaatttctacttaaaatatcaaagggatgcaaaatgAACTTTATTTTCGTGGAACAACCCATGAATATGTATGTTTTCACTGTCCTCTAGGCCTACTCTGGACCGTTTGAATCTGATTGAATACATTAGGAAAAGATCCTGGTAAACAAACATGCTATAATTTGTGGGGAATTCTCAAAAATATTCAGTGTCCTGAATTTCCTTGAACGAAGGTACTGTGTTTATGCTAACATTGATGCTGTTGTTCTCTCATTATTCGTCAGAATCTCAGAGTAGTCAGTCATGAACGCCTCATGGCATTGCACAGAAAGCCCTGCTGTTATGTATCGGACGAGGCCGTTCTACGAGAATTCCATGCACTGTGATTTCCTCTCTTGCAGCTCAAAATTCCCACGAAGCAGGATGTTTATCAATAATTCAGTCGTTGGTCTTCTCTCCGTCTCCCCGGTGACAACCGACGCATCACCCATAACACATTATCTAGTATTTTAATGTAACAGACGCCAAATGCACTCAGCAAAATCGAACAGTCCAAATAGCACCTGACACAAAACCGTTTCGCTTTTACAAGTGAAGACCCCCCTTCCTCCGCCATAGCGTGCTGCTGCTAGGCGAACGGACTGGGCGCAAAGCCTGAAAAGaaattcagcaccatggacagcgcggTACACACAAAGCGTAAAAAAATACGCAGGTGTCACGTCTTCGGCGTCACGTACACGACTGGCATTTCCATCTAGATGATTAACTGATTATTTATTTGCTACTGTAGTTTACAATGATGAACAAAAGCCCCTCTTGTAAAATATTATTATGGCAACGGCCCTACAGTGACAGTTATGAGCATCAGTTAATCCCATGCCCAGTGTGTCAATATGATCATGTTAAGCTTGGATCTGAGCATCATGCTTACACTCAGTGAGCAGCATCAGTACCACATCACACCAGGGCCTGATGTAGGCTATTAGCTGTAGCATCCTTACCTTTATATATGAGGTCCTCTGTCTCCAGGTCAAATCCATCTCGATGACACTTTCTCCAGAGCCCAGAGATGGTTGAATTGAACTGGCGACTGCAGTGGGACTCCATAGCTGATGCTGCAGCCAGAAAGTGCCGTTTTTCCCTAATAAGAGGCTGAGCTCCGGCACTTGGACTGTTACCTTTCCTTTCAATGCCCTTTGGGGGCATCTGGAGGGGGAGATTGCTATTTGAGATATAGATGTACCCCGGGTCGTTTCTCTTGTTGGCGTAGTTTTTACACCTTTCTCGGTGTCTTCGCGCATCTGTCTCATACCAAAAGTCGGTGCAGATTGCCATGGCTAGCAACCCCAACGCACAGAACGCTAAGAACAGCCCACTGCTGGTTAAAATTTTCATGGCCGCCATCTTCCCCACTCGATGGAGAGCCCAGACAGTCGCGAGAAGAATCCTCGGCTGCCGTGATGGTACCCCGTGTCAAAAATCCCGAAGGCGCTCACACCCTCATGGACCTCTGGACAGCAAACATGATGGACGCCCCGGTTCTCTTGGGCTAGATGCTGTCTATTGTTGTCGTGCGTCCCGGCAGATGTGATGATTTTTCCACCATCTGTTTTGGTactggaaagaggagagggggtggatgGCGACCAAAGCTGCGAGGAGTGGGTAGTGATGCAatgcactctctctcctctcgggTTTCAGTAGGATGGGAAGAAACTAAGCTCTGGCAATATATCTCCAGCAGGTtgttcaataataataataatcctaaCAATAATACTAGGGGTAAACATGTATGATTGATTAAATATGAATACATTGTGTTAATATACGAATTATATCATatgtattattagtagtattattgttattatttgggACATTGGGATCTGCTACAACTGTAAGGACCTGACAGTTGTTTTACTATCATATTAAGTATATATATTGGGCCATGTTTTATGTATCATGAagaaacacacatgcacatggaCCACATGCTGGATCAAAACCTATTTGTAACCCAACATATTTCATTACAAGCCTTTTCTGTGCACAGTTGACAAACACACTGAGACAGGTGTGAGCTGAAATTCAACTGGACCCACCACAGCAATGATTGGTGTCTTTGTTTACAAACTACCACAATCCAGGTTTGATTGAATTGAGCCCACAGCCTTTGAATATAGTGAAGTTTCAATATATAAAACAAGATGGAGACACACTGACCAAGGGATTCCAAGGCCTACATCAGGGCTCTACAACCcagtcctggagagctactgccctgtaggtttccactccaaccctaatctagcacacctgattctaataattagctgcttgataaactgaaccaggttagttacaactgggattGGAGGGAAAACCAACAgcagggtagctctccaggaacaaggttggagacccctgggctACATGATAACAACATCAATATTTAAGATGAATCAAACtatattgctcaaaaaaataaagggaacactaaaataacacatcctagatctgaatgaatgaaataatcttattaaatgcttttttctttacatagctgaatgtgctgacaacaaaatcacaaaaataatcaatggaaatccaattgatcaacccatggaggtctggatttggagtcacactcaaaattaaagtggaaaaccacactacaggctgatccaactttgatgtaatgtccttaaaacaagtcaaaatgaggctcagtagtgtgtggcctccacgtgcctgtatgacctccctacaacgcctgggcatgctcctgatgaggtggcggatggtctcctgagggatctcctcccagacctggactaaagcatccgccaactcctggacagtctgtggtgcaacgtggcgttggtggatgtcCCAGGTGTGctaaattggattcaggtctggggaacgggcgagccagtccatagcatcaatgccttcctcttgcaggaactgctgacacactccagccacatgaggtctagcattgtcttgcattaggaggaacccagggccaaccacaccagcatatggtctcacaaggggtctgaggatctcatctcagtacctaatggcagtcaggctacctctggcgagcacatggagggctgtgcggccccccaaagaaatgccaccccaaaccatgactgacccaccgccaaaccggtcatgctggaggatgttgcaggcagcagaacgttctccacggcgtctccagactctgtcacgtctgtcacgtgctcagtgtgaacctgctttcatctgtgaagagcacaggccaccagtggcgaatttgccaatcttggtgttctctggcaaatgccaaacgttctgcacggtgttgggctgtaagcacaacccccacctgtggacgtcgggccctcataccaccctcatggagtctgtttctgaccgtttgagcagacacatgcacatttgtggcctgctggaggtcattttgcagggctctggcagtgctcctcctgctcctccttgtacaaaggcggagttagcggtcctgctgctgggttgttgccctcctagggcctcctccacgtctcctgatgtactggcctgtctcctggtagcgcctccatgctctggacactacgctgacagacagagcaagccttcttgccacagctcgcattgatgtgccatcctggatgagctgcactacctgagccacttgtgtgggttgtagactccgtctcatgctaccactagagtgaaagcaccgccagcattcaaaagtgaccaaaacatcagccaggaagcataggaactgagaagtggtctgtggtcaccatctgcagaaccactcctttattgggggtgccttgctaattgactataatttccacctgttgtctattccatttgcacaacagcatgtgaaatttattgtcaatcagtgttgcttcctaagtggacagtttgatttcacagaagtgtgattgacttggagttacattgtgttgtttaagtgttccctttatttttttgagcagtgtatattcctcCTTCACTCAGGCTCGGCTGATCCAAAAACACTGCTAACGTATATCAAAGAAACGTTTTACACAACTTTAGAGAGACATTCAATCAGTACTTAGGGATAGGATTTTGTTTACAATACAAAGCAAAGTTATGTGAGTAATTACATTGTTATTACACAAGTATAAGAGCAACTTAGTGTAAAGTGTCACCAATGAAGATTTGGGGACATATTCCTACTCAAAATTGTGCATATGGGTCTCAATTGTTCATCTGAGGTAAAGGAAGGTAAAGATAGCAATGAAAATCAGCACATTGTTCAATAGTGCAACAATAGATGTCCTTGAAAGACTTTACATGCATTTGTTTTCTCTGGGTATACTATGTGCAATACGTGAACCCTTTAAATACAACAAGGTATGAAACATTTACATCGGACAAGGTTTGTGTATAATTTTTCAAAGTGTGCCTGA
This window harbors:
- the LOC115203210 gene encoding transmembrane protein 178B-like; this encodes MAAMKILTSSGLFLAFCALGLLAMAICTDFWYETDARRHRERCKNYANKRNDPGYIYISNSNLPLQMPPKGIERKGNSPSAGAQPLIREKRHFLAAASAMESHCSRQFNSTISGLWRKCHRDGFDLETEDLIYKGLIQRCIPVKYHYSSSILPRNLPINITKTIRQDEWHALHLRRMTAGFVGMAVSIILFGWIIGVLGCCQQHDLMQYVAGLLFLMGGTCCIISLCTCVAGINFELSRYPRYMYGLPEDISHGYGWSMFCAWGGLGLTLLAGFLCTLAPSLSTPSRTTAHKPRQENGTV